The Solanum dulcamara unplaced genomic scaffold, daSolDulc1.2 scaffold_184_ctg1, whole genome shotgun sequence genome has a segment encoding these proteins:
- the LOC129879812 gene encoding uncharacterized protein LOC129879812 has translation MGNQASANQNEKKGDQKGKRERPQPPTRTGRTKGRKKPRRGPDVASKLPGVTPHARCRLKLLKMERISDWLLLEDEFLKNINATLNVKQEEKDDDEQSKVDDLRGTPMSVGNLEEIIDDNHAIVSTSVGSEHYVSILSFVDKEQLEPNSSVLLNHKVHAVVGVLNDDVDPMVTVMKLEKAPQETYADIGGLDQQIQEIKESVELPLTHPEYYEEMGIRPPKGVILYGPPGTGKTLLAKAVANQTSATFLRVVGSELIQKYLGDGPKLVRELFRVAEEHAPSIVFIDEIDAVGTKRYDSNSGGEREIQRTMLELLNQLDGFDSRGDVKVIMATNRIETLDPALIRPGRIDRKIEFPLPDEKTKRRIFNIHTAKMTLAEDVAFDELVMAKDDLSGADIKAVCTEAGLLALRERRMKVTMEDFRSSKETVLYRKKEGTPEGLYL, from the coding sequence ATGGGCAATCAAGCCTCTGCCAACCAGAACGAGAAGAAGGGAGATCAGAAGGGCAAGCGTGAGAGACCGCAGCCGCCAACAAGAACTGGCCGAACCAAGGGCCGAAAGAAGCCAAGAAGGGGACCCGATGTGGCTTCAAAGCTACCGGGTGTCACGCCTCATGCTCGATGTAGGCTCAAGCTACTCAAGATGGAGCGTATCTCCGACTGGTTGCTCCTGGAGGACGAATTCTTGAAGAACATCAATGCAACTCTGAATGTGAAACAGGAGGAGAAGGATGATGATGAGCAATCGAAGGTAGACGACCTACGTGGAACTCCGATGAGTGTTGGTAACCTCGAAGAGATCATTGATGACAACCACGCCATCGTTTCCACATCAGTCGGATCCGAACATTATGTCTCGATTTTGAGCTTTGTTGACAAGGAGCAACTAGAACCCAACAGTAGTGTACTACTCAATCACAAGGTACATGCCGTCGTAGGAGTTTTAAATGATGATGTCGATCCAATGGTGACAGTCATGAAACTTGAGAAGGCACCTCAGGAAACCTATGCAGATATTGGTGGTTTAGatcaacaaattcaagaaatcAAGGAGTCAGTAGAATTACCTCTAACACATCCCGAATACTATGAGGAAATGGGTATAAGACCGCCAAAAGGTGTCATCCTTTATGGGCCACCCGGCACGGGTAAAACATTATTGGCAAAGGCAGTGGCAAATCAGACTTCGGCAACTTTCCTTCGTGTCGTCGGCTCTGAGCTCATTCAGAAGTATCTCGGTGATGGCCCTAAGCTGGTGAGAGAATTGTTCCGTGTTGCCGAGGAGCACGCCCCATCTATTGTGTTCATAGATGAGATCGATGCCGTTGGAACGAAGCGTTACGACTCAAATTCAGGAGGAGAACGTGAAATCCAGAGAACCATGTTGGAGTTACTCAATCAGTTGGACGGCTTCGACTCCCGAGGTGATGTCAAAGTTATCATGGCTACGAACAGGATTGAAACTCTTGATCCAGCCTTGATTCGTCCAGGTCGTATCGACCGTAAGATTGAATTCCCTCTGCCGGATGAGAAAACGAAGCGGCGCATTTTCAACATTCACACTGCCAAGATGACATTGGCCGAAGATGTGGCTTTCGACGAACTAGTAATGGCCAAGGACGACCTGAGTGGTGCGGACATCAAGGCTGTGTGTACAGAGGCCGGTCTTCTGGCTCTTCGCGAGCGTCGAATGAAGGTGACCATGGAAGA